One Natronococcus sp. CG52 DNA window includes the following coding sequences:
- the xacF gene encoding 2,5-dioxovalerate dehydrogenase → MSANETRLHFVDGEWTESETGETFETHNPAAPEEPVATYPKGSADDAARAIEAANDAAETWAETPGPERGRILSETGRILADRKDELTELLVLEEGKTRSEAAGEVQRAIDIFDYYGAKARDLGGTVKSASGSQTNLYTINEPVGVAALITPWNYPIAIPAWKLAPALAAGNAVVLKPASLAPGVAREIVEALDEAGIPDGVVNFVTGSGSDVGSELATHEAVDAVSFTGSTKVGNTVYDQATDDGKRVQLEMGGKNPTIVSENADVEEAADIVANGAFGVTGQACTAASRAIVHTDVHDEFVDAVVERAEAIEPDVGLEDPDMGPHVSQDELESTLEYVDVGQREGASLEYGGEELDRDGYFVEPAVFTDVDPDMRIAREEIFGPVLSVIEVESFDEAVEVANDTQYGLSASIVTDDHTEANRFVDEVEAGVVKVNDKTTGLELHVPFGGVKASSSETWREQGDAGLDFYTISKTVYDSY, encoded by the coding sequence ATGTCCGCAAACGAGACTCGCCTCCACTTCGTGGATGGCGAATGGACTGAGTCCGAGACCGGCGAAACGTTCGAGACGCATAATCCCGCGGCACCTGAAGAGCCCGTCGCGACGTACCCCAAGGGAAGCGCTGATGACGCCGCTCGTGCGATCGAAGCCGCGAACGATGCAGCAGAGACGTGGGCTGAGACGCCCGGCCCCGAACGTGGTCGGATCCTCTCCGAAACCGGTCGTATTCTTGCTGATCGGAAGGACGAACTGACGGAACTGCTCGTTCTCGAAGAAGGAAAAACCCGAAGCGAGGCCGCCGGCGAGGTCCAGCGAGCGATCGACATCTTCGACTACTACGGTGCGAAGGCCCGCGACCTCGGTGGTACGGTGAAGAGTGCAAGTGGTTCGCAGACGAATCTCTACACGATTAACGAGCCCGTCGGTGTCGCGGCTCTGATCACACCGTGGAACTATCCGATCGCCATTCCGGCCTGGAAGCTCGCGCCCGCGCTCGCCGCGGGTAACGCGGTCGTTCTCAAGCCGGCATCGCTCGCACCCGGCGTCGCCCGCGAGATCGTCGAAGCACTCGATGAGGCCGGCATTCCGGATGGCGTCGTGAACTTCGTAACCGGATCTGGAAGCGACGTTGGCAGCGAACTTGCTACCCACGAGGCTGTCGACGCCGTGTCGTTCACGGGCAGCACAAAAGTCGGGAACACGGTCTACGATCAAGCAACCGACGATGGAAAGCGGGTCCAACTCGAGATGGGCGGAAAGAATCCGACAATCGTCTCGGAGAATGCGGACGTCGAAGAAGCCGCCGACATCGTCGCCAACGGTGCGTTCGGCGTTACTGGACAGGCCTGTACCGCCGCCTCCCGCGCAATCGTCCACACGGACGTTCACGACGAGTTCGTTGATGCGGTCGTCGAACGGGCCGAAGCGATTGAGCCGGATGTGGGCCTCGAAGATCCCGATATGGGGCCGCACGTGAGCCAGGACGAACTCGAGAGCACTCTCGAGTACGTCGATGTCGGCCAGCGCGAGGGTGCGTCCCTCGAGTACGGCGGCGAAGAACTCGATCGCGACGGGTATTTCGTCGAGCCCGCCGTGTTCACTGACGTCGATCCAGACATGCGGATCGCTCGGGAAGAGATCTTCGGCCCGGTGCTCTCGGTGATCGAGGTCGAGAGCTTCGACGAGGCGGTCGAGGTTGCGAACGATACGCAGTACGGCCTCTCCGCGAGCATCGTCACGGACGATCACACCGAGGCGAACCGATTCGTCGACGAGGTCGAGGCCGGCGTCGTGAAGGTCAACGACAAGACGACCGGACTCGAACTGCACGTTCCCTTCGGCGGCGTCAAGGCCTCTTCGAGCGAGACCTGGCGCGAACAGGGAGACGCTGGACTCGACTTCTACACCATCAGCAAGACGGTGTACGACAGCTACTAA
- a CDS encoding LUD domain-containing protein produces the protein MSAIDRFSSAATAAGATVHTVDRANAAETLEKLVRPPAVGVPLSIDGVSLPAGVETNPDDEQLRAAITGITDVPLGIETLGSVVVPSDEASTGPISLFAERQVAVIERNNIVEDVESAFSSLGERYRSDSGGNDAVIVTGPSTTGDMGALVTGVHGPAELHLVVIDDE, from the coding sequence ATGAGCGCAATCGATCGGTTCTCGAGCGCCGCGACTGCCGCCGGCGCGACGGTCCACACCGTCGACCGGGCGAACGCCGCGGAAACACTCGAGAAACTCGTCAGACCCCCTGCCGTCGGTGTCCCGTTGTCGATCGACGGCGTGTCGCTTCCAGCAGGGGTCGAAACGAATCCCGATGATGAGCAACTACGGGCGGCTATCACCGGTATTACAGACGTTCCGTTAGGGATCGAAACGCTCGGGAGCGTCGTCGTTCCTTCCGACGAAGCGTCGACGGGACCGATCAGTCTCTTTGCAGAGCGACAGGTTGCGGTGATCGAGCGCAACAACATCGTTGAGGACGTTGAGTCGGCGTTTTCGTCGCTCGGCGAACGGTATCGTTCCGACAGCGGTGGGAATGACGCAGTAATAGTCACGGGCCCGAGTACGACAGGAGACATGGGCGCACTCGTAACCGGTGTCCATGGACCGGCGGAGCTACACCTCGTGGTGATCGACGATGAGTAG
- a CDS encoding LUD domain-containing protein encodes MSSESDRDVAANIRRLMSEEGEAVSTNTRLFNERRYMSLEELGESRHEELRERARSIKEDAIERLPELIDQLTESVEENGGAVYVAEDAEDANAYIRDVCEDAGAETVVKSKSMTTEELEVNDALETAEIEPVETDLGELVIQIAGEEPSHIVGPGLHKSREEIAELFNEHFDPDVPLETAQELTKFARDYLAERIAEADVGMTGANFLAADTGTMALITNEGNARKVVEANDTHIAVAGVEKIVPSLEDIATFTQLVARSGTGQSITSYTSLFSPPVDTPPVDADEREFHLVLIDNGRMEMRDDDQLRETLYCVRCSACLNSCANFQSVGGHAFGGETYTGGIATGWEAGVHGQESAAEFNDLCTGCSRCVNQCPVKIDIPWINTVVRDRINRGKDPEAFDHVFESLTPDEEPAGMDLGKRFFGNFETAAKLGSATAPLSNWAADLGPTRAILERTLGIDARRELPSFERETLRKWFEARDMTQPDDPIRRAVLYPDLYTNYVDPDRGKAAVRTLEALGVAVEMPPVRSSGRAPLSQGMVQTAQDHAEDVTERLEPYIEANYDVVVIEPSDLAMFKREYEKFLPSDEFERLEANSYEILEYVYGLDENGASLEDLSTGEASSVFYHSHCQQRTLGLEPYTVSVLEDLEYEVSTSDTECCGMAGSFGYKSDYYELSMEVGSRLKEQHDTVGDPAVASGTSCQDQISDLVGDRPPHPIELIAPTQT; translated from the coding sequence ATGAGTAGCGAATCCGACCGCGACGTCGCGGCGAACATCCGCCGGCTGATGAGCGAGGAAGGCGAAGCGGTGTCGACGAACACGCGCCTGTTCAACGAGCGGCGGTACATGTCGCTCGAGGAGCTCGGCGAGAGCCGTCACGAAGAACTCCGCGAGCGGGCGCGATCGATCAAGGAGGACGCTATCGAACGGCTTCCCGAGCTGATCGACCAGCTCACCGAGAGCGTCGAGGAAAACGGCGGTGCGGTGTACGTCGCCGAGGACGCCGAGGACGCGAACGCGTACATCCGAGACGTTTGTGAAGACGCAGGTGCCGAAACCGTCGTCAAGAGCAAGTCGATGACAACCGAAGAGCTCGAAGTCAACGACGCGCTCGAGACGGCCGAAATCGAGCCCGTCGAGACCGACCTCGGGGAACTCGTTATCCAGATCGCTGGAGAGGAACCCTCGCACATTGTCGGCCCCGGCCTTCACAAGTCTCGCGAGGAGATCGCGGAACTCTTCAACGAACACTTCGATCCCGATGTGCCGCTCGAGACCGCCCAAGAGCTGACGAAGTTCGCTCGCGATTACCTCGCCGAGCGGATCGCAGAGGCTGACGTCGGCATGACGGGGGCAAACTTCCTCGCCGCGGATACGGGGACGATGGCACTAATCACGAACGAGGGGAACGCCCGCAAGGTCGTCGAGGCGAACGATACGCACATCGCAGTCGCGGGCGTGGAGAAGATCGTCCCCTCGCTCGAGGATATCGCGACGTTCACCCAACTCGTCGCCCGATCGGGGACCGGGCAGTCGATCACGTCGTACACGAGCCTCTTCTCGCCGCCGGTAGATACACCACCGGTCGACGCCGACGAGCGGGAATTCCACCTCGTGCTGATCGATAACGGACGGATGGAGATGCGCGACGACGACCAGCTCCGGGAGACGCTGTACTGCGTCCGCTGTTCGGCGTGTCTCAACTCGTGTGCGAACTTCCAGTCGGTCGGCGGCCACGCCTTCGGCGGTGAAACGTACACCGGCGGCATCGCTACTGGCTGGGAAGCGGGCGTCCACGGACAGGAGTCGGCTGCCGAGTTCAACGATCTCTGTACTGGTTGCTCACGGTGTGTCAACCAGTGTCCCGTCAAGATCGATATCCCGTGGATCAATACCGTCGTTCGTGACCGCATCAATCGGGGCAAAGATCCCGAAGCGTTCGATCACGTCTTCGAAAGCCTGACTCCGGACGAGGAGCCCGCCGGGATGGATCTTGGCAAGCGCTTCTTCGGAAACTTCGAAACGGCCGCCAAACTCGGCAGCGCAACCGCGCCCCTCTCGAACTGGGCCGCGGACCTCGGGCCGACGAGAGCAATCCTCGAACGGACACTCGGAATCGATGCGCGCCGCGAACTCCCCTCGTTCGAGCGCGAGACGCTTCGCAAGTGGTTCGAAGCACGTGATATGACGCAGCCTGACGACCCCATCCGTCGTGCCGTCCTCTACCCGGACTTGTACACCAACTACGTCGATCCCGACCGGGGCAAAGCCGCGGTCCGGACGCTCGAGGCGCTCGGCGTCGCCGTCGAGATGCCGCCGGTCCGTTCGAGCGGCCGAGCGCCGCTCTCGCAAGGAATGGTTCAGACTGCGCAGGACCACGCGGAAGACGTTACAGAGCGACTCGAACCGTATATCGAAGCGAACTACGACGTGGTCGTTATCGAGCCGAGCGATCTCGCGATGTTCAAGCGCGAGTACGAAAAGTTCCTCCCGAGCGATGAGTTCGAGCGGCTCGAGGCGAACAGCTACGAGATTCTGGAGTACGTGTACGGACTCGACGAGAACGGTGCCTCCCTCGAGGACCTCTCGACCGGCGAAGCATCGTCGGTGTTCTACCACAGTCACTGTCAACAGCGCACGCTCGGTCTCGAGCCGTACACGGTATCAGTTCTCGAGGATCTCGAGTACGAAGTCTCGACGAGCGATACGGAGTGTTGCGGGATGGCCGGCTCGTTCGGATACAAGAGCGACTATTACGAACTGAGTATGGAGGTCGGTTCACGGCTAAAAGAGCAACACGACACTGTCGGAGATCCGGCCGTCGCGAGCGGAACGTCCTGTCAGGATCAGATCAGCGATCTCGTCGGGGATCGGCCGCCCCATCCGATCGAATTGATCGCCCCCACTCAAACGTAG
- a CDS encoding mannonate dehydratase has protein sequence MTIKEALILPPNRDERWDLAKQSGVDHAVINSLNIGAGQRYREYDELLRLKNAFRNAGLDLQVIEEAFPLTDKTVLGREVRDAEIDAFCEFLRNAGAAGISTVCYDWMASRRWSRTDSARPARGGSLTTAYDHDEMQRGPNPPEAPVTEETLWTTLEYFLERVVPVAEEADVYLALHPNDPPLSPIRGIERIITSVEAYDRVLDIIDSEHNGITFCQGNFAAMGVDIPETIRHFGDRINYVHFRDVEGSVDSFVETWHDNGPTDMLAAIRAYRDIGYDGLMRPDHVPTMAGESNDNPGYETHGRLFAIGYLRGLLEQAED, from the coding sequence ATGACCATCAAAGAAGCACTCATCTTACCACCGAATCGAGACGAACGGTGGGATTTGGCGAAGCAAAGCGGCGTCGATCATGCCGTTATCAATTCCCTTAATATCGGTGCCGGTCAACGATATCGGGAATACGACGAATTGTTACGGTTGAAAAACGCATTTCGAAACGCAGGATTGGATCTCCAAGTTATCGAGGAAGCCTTTCCTCTGACCGACAAAACGGTACTCGGCAGGGAGGTACGCGATGCAGAGATCGATGCGTTCTGCGAGTTCTTGCGGAACGCCGGCGCTGCCGGAATATCTACCGTCTGCTACGACTGGATGGCGTCGCGTCGATGGAGTCGCACCGATAGTGCTCGCCCTGCCCGCGGTGGATCGCTCACCACGGCCTATGACCACGACGAAATGCAGCGTGGCCCCAACCCGCCAGAAGCGCCAGTCACTGAAGAGACGCTTTGGACTACTCTCGAGTACTTCCTCGAGCGGGTTGTCCCCGTTGCCGAGGAAGCAGATGTCTACCTCGCGCTCCATCCAAACGATCCGCCTCTGTCGCCAATACGGGGTATTGAACGGATCATCACCAGTGTTGAGGCCTACGACCGTGTTCTAGACATCATCGACAGTGAACACAACGGGATCACGTTCTGCCAGGGGAATTTCGCTGCCATGGGTGTCGACATCCCCGAAACGATCCGCCACTTCGGCGACCGCATCAATTACGTTCATTTCCGCGACGTCGAAGGATCCGTTGACTCCTTCGTTGAAACATGGCACGATAACGGGCCCACCGATATGCTTGCTGCCATCCGTGCGTATCGAGACATTGGGTACGACGGCCTCATGCGTCCCGATCATGTCCCAACAATGGCCGGCGAGTCCAACGACAATCCTGGCTACGAAACACACGGGCGGTTGTTCGCCATCGGATATCTGCGCGGGCTCCTCGAGCAGGCCGAAGACTAG
- a CDS encoding mannonate dehydratase, protein MEPAVILPTEPDERWQLAKQMGVTDAVVHTLEIGDDRQFWDYDTLLRLRNSFANAGIDIEVIEGCVPITDKTRLGKPGRDEEIEEFCQFLRDVGELGIPVVCYDWMAGRRWARTAVDIRSRGGSLTTGYNHEHMVGGPSDPAGPVSEEELWENLEYFLEQVVPVAEEAGVKLGLHPDDPPLPEVRGMSRIIRSVEAYDRVLDIYPSDHNGITFCQGNFAAMGVDIPETIRHFGDAINFVHFRDVEGDAEQFVETWHDDGPTDMLAAMRAYRDIGFNGPMRPDHVPTMATEENTNPGYETLGRLFAVGYMKGLIEAVESDA, encoded by the coding sequence ATGGAACCAGCAGTAATCTTACCAACCGAACCGGACGAGCGCTGGCAGCTAGCGAAACAGATGGGCGTTACAGACGCGGTCGTCCATACGCTCGAAATCGGAGACGATCGCCAATTCTGGGACTATGATACGCTCCTTCGATTACGGAATAGCTTCGCCAATGCGGGAATCGACATCGAAGTTATCGAAGGGTGCGTTCCAATAACGGACAAGACGCGATTAGGAAAGCCTGGCCGAGACGAAGAGATCGAAGAGTTCTGTCAGTTCCTTCGCGATGTTGGCGAACTCGGGATCCCCGTCGTCTGCTACGACTGGATGGCCGGGCGTCGCTGGGCACGAACGGCCGTCGATATTCGTTCTCGCGGCGGCTCACTGACGACCGGATACAATCACGAGCACATGGTTGGGGGGCCATCTGATCCAGCCGGGCCGGTGTCCGAGGAAGAACTCTGGGAGAACCTTGAGTACTTCCTCGAGCAGGTTGTTCCCGTCGCCGAGGAGGCAGGGGTAAAACTCGGTCTTCATCCGGACGATCCACCGCTACCCGAAGTTCGCGGCATGAGCCGCATCATCCGTAGTGTCGAGGCGTATGATCGTGTCCTCGATATCTATCCGAGCGATCACAACGGCATTACGTTCTGCCAAGGAAACTTCGCCGCAATGGGTGTCGACATTCCCGAAACGATCCGCCACTTCGGCGATGCGATCAACTTCGTCCACTTCCGGGACGTCGAGGGAGATGCGGAACAGTTCGTCGAAACGTGGCACGACGACGGACCGACGGACATGCTTGCGGCGATGCGCGCCTATCGGGATATCGGATTCAACGGCCCGATGCGACCTGATCACGTCCCGACGATGGCGACTGAGGAGAACACCAATCCCGGCTACGAGACGCTCGGTCGGCTCTTCGCTGTCGGGTACATGAAAGGGCTTATCGAAGCCGTCGAGTCGGACGCGTAG
- a CDS encoding TRAP transporter substrate-binding protein, with translation MTVGNNLNRRKFLSTAGAASVSGMAALAGCMGGDNGGVEMTIGSAFEPGHINVEAAEMFAEEIEEQSDGDFEVEVTPGGAMGAEDEITSLVAEQGAEAHAAGTVPFDMYTPEYWFFGSPFVMEDYDHLLRVMDTDIMEGVEDQMIEEGNQRPLGQQIYRGERHFTANSPVTAPEDLEGLALRLPELDPWVDIWDQVGADPTPVALDELYSALEQGTADSSEGDAEQISSFNLHEVQSHVSLTGHLVETGNIYMNEDFFQSLDDSYQDMVLEIGSDVTEEAAEISLEREDDLIDELEEEGMEVVDDVDHGAFEDEAEDAVEQWFDEEWVGTWDDVLSI, from the coding sequence ATGACAGTAGGAAACAACCTGAATAGGCGGAAATTTCTCTCAACCGCAGGTGCAGCATCTGTTTCAGGAATGGCTGCGTTAGCGGGGTGCATGGGCGGTGATAATGGCGGCGTTGAAATGACGATCGGGAGTGCATTCGAACCTGGTCACATCAACGTCGAAGCCGCTGAAATGTTCGCGGAGGAGATCGAAGAACAGTCTGACGGTGACTTCGAGGTAGAAGTGACACCCGGTGGAGCGATGGGTGCAGAAGACGAGATCACGTCGCTCGTGGCGGAGCAGGGGGCTGAAGCCCACGCAGCCGGAACTGTTCCCTTCGACATGTACACGCCCGAATACTGGTTCTTCGGGAGCCCCTTCGTCATGGAGGATTACGACCACCTCCTCCGCGTGATGGACACCGATATCATGGAAGGGGTTGAGGATCAGATGATCGAAGAAGGTAACCAGCGCCCGCTCGGACAGCAGATCTACCGCGGTGAACGACACTTCACTGCCAACAGTCCGGTCACGGCGCCCGAAGACCTAGAGGGACTTGCACTCCGGCTTCCAGAACTCGATCCGTGGGTAGATATCTGGGATCAGGTCGGAGCAGATCCGACGCCGGTTGCGCTTGACGAACTCTACAGTGCGCTGGAGCAGGGGACTGCCGATTCCTCCGAGGGCGACGCGGAACAGATTTCCTCGTTTAACCTCCACGAGGTTCAATCCCACGTCAGCCTAACTGGACATCTCGTCGAAACAGGAAACATCTACATGAACGAGGACTTCTTCCAAAGTCTCGACGACAGCTATCAGGACATGGTCCTCGAAATCGGTTCGGACGTCACCGAAGAAGCGGCAGAAATCTCACTCGAGCGAGAGGATGACCTCATCGACGAACTCGAGGAGGAAGGAATGGAAGTCGTGGACGATGTCGACCACGGGGCGTTCGAGGACGAAGCCGAGGACGCAGTCGAGCAGTGGTTCGACGAAGAGTGGGTTGGAACGTGGGACGATGTCTTGAGTATCTGA
- a CDS encoding TRAP transporter small permease, which produces MDIDQDLGLRRDSLFDAVTLYTATALFGVTIGLTVVQVFVRQLGFQSLGPMYLTEPLARFTLIIATFLGAAVAARNDENIKMTLITDRLENYSPSAARSLRIVSSAIVIGFVALAMIATFRAALGNWYTSIGGVRIVTEGYLYLGISIGLAVFLFYEITKIKQVLGVEVGQSSKASAGSDTEEL; this is translated from the coding sequence ATGGATATTGACCAGGATTTGGGCCTTCGTCGTGACTCCCTTTTCGATGCCGTTACACTGTATACCGCGACTGCATTGTTCGGTGTCACGATCGGTTTAACGGTCGTCCAAGTGTTTGTCCGACAACTCGGCTTCCAATCGCTTGGACCGATGTACCTGACGGAGCCACTTGCACGATTCACACTCATCATTGCGACGTTTCTCGGCGCCGCAGTTGCCGCCCGAAATGATGAAAACATCAAAATGACGCTCATAACGGACCGACTCGAAAACTACAGTCCAAGCGCAGCAAGATCATTGCGAATCGTCTCGAGCGCGATCGTAATTGGGTTCGTTGCTCTCGCAATGATCGCGACGTTTCGTGCTGCGCTCGGAAACTGGTACACCAGCATCGGCGGGGTCCGAATCGTTACCGAGGGATACCTCTACCTCGGAATCAGTATCGGGCTTGCAGTGTTTCTCTTCTACGAGATCACCAAAATCAAGCAAGTGCTCGGTGTGGAAGTAGGACAGTCATCGAAAGCAAGCGCGGGATCGGATACGGAGGAACTCTAA
- a CDS encoding TRAP transporter large permease, which produces MDLLIIGFLFLGVLLLLYGAGVPVAIAMGVTSVVVMVSPYGTGLNLGVIANQMLYGLNTFTLLAIPFYLLLGRLMNHIGMTRRIFRFAQALVGQLRGGIAHVNIVASMLFSGMSGLAVADAAGLGRVEYTAMRENGYDKQLSLGVTGGSSIIGPIIPPSVPVIIYGVLAEESIGDLFLAGILPGILLGLLMMVLVVVIVRMSGYGIDQVFEWDELWESFRGAFLALLTPLLIIGGILSGWFTATEAGAIAIVYVLLVGAYYGELNPRGLLQEMRDSTVETFSLTFIVGVAALYGLVAVQLQLPIMMANAITDFTTNTTLIILLLVLLLLVVGTFMETIAAISILVPVLMPVLEISGIDPLHFGIVMILTLMLGLLTPPFGVILFVLEKVTDASIEEVMKAVLPFYLPILGVLFLIIIFPEIVTIVPEIAN; this is translated from the coding sequence ATGGATCTGCTAATCATCGGCTTTCTCTTCCTGGGCGTGTTGCTTCTGTTGTACGGAGCTGGCGTTCCCGTCGCAATCGCGATGGGTGTGACCAGCGTTGTCGTGATGGTCTCGCCCTATGGGACCGGCCTCAACCTGGGTGTGATCGCAAACCAGATGCTCTATGGCCTCAACACGTTCACCCTACTGGCAATCCCGTTCTACCTATTACTTGGGCGGTTGATGAATCACATCGGGATGACGCGGCGTATCTTCCGGTTCGCGCAGGCGCTTGTGGGCCAACTGCGCGGCGGCATCGCGCACGTCAACATCGTCGCGAGTATGCTGTTCTCGGGCATGTCGGGACTCGCGGTCGCTGACGCCGCCGGTCTCGGGCGTGTTGAGTACACCGCAATGCGCGAGAACGGGTACGACAAGCAGCTCTCGCTCGGCGTCACGGGCGGTTCATCCATCATTGGACCGATCATTCCCCCGAGTGTTCCGGTTATCATTTACGGCGTGCTTGCGGAGGAGTCGATCGGCGACCTCTTCTTAGCGGGCATCCTCCCAGGAATCCTCCTCGGACTGCTCATGATGGTGCTGGTCGTCGTGATCGTTCGCATGAGCGGATACGGGATCGACCAGGTGTTCGAATGGGACGAACTCTGGGAGAGTTTCAGAGGCGCGTTCCTTGCCCTGTTGACGCCACTCCTCATTATCGGTGGGATTCTCTCCGGCTGGTTTACCGCGACCGAGGCGGGTGCGATTGCGATCGTGTACGTCCTCCTCGTCGGCGCTTACTACGGCGAGCTTAACCCTCGCGGACTCCTCCAAGAAATGCGCGACAGTACAGTTGAAACGTTCTCGCTGACGTTCATCGTCGGCGTCGCCGCGCTGTACGGGCTGGTCGCGGTGCAACTCCAGCTCCCCATCATGATGGCCAACGCGATCACCGACTTCACGACCAACACCACCCTCATCATCCTCCTCCTGGTGCTCCTGTTGCTCGTCGTCGGAACGTTCATGGAGACGATCGCAGCGATCTCCATCCTCGTGCCGGTGTTGATGCCCGTTCTCGAGATCTCTGGGATCGATCCGCTCCACTTCGGGATCGTGATGATCCTCACCCTCATGTTGGGGCTCCTGACGCCCCCGTTCGGCGTCATCCTCTTCGTCCTCGAGAAAGTGACTGACGCCAGCATCGAGGAGGTAATGAAGGCAGTGCTGCCGTTCTATCTCCCGATCCTAGGTGTGCTCTTCCTCATCATCATCTTCCCCGAGATCGTGACCATAGTCCCGGAGATAGCGAACTAA